The following are encoded together in the Juglans microcarpa x Juglans regia isolate MS1-56 chromosome 2D, Jm3101_v1.0, whole genome shotgun sequence genome:
- the LOC121248041 gene encoding pentatricopeptide repeat-containing protein At3g56550: MSKADTILKLLQGCNCIRRLHKIHALVITNGLQHHGAVSTKLLNFCAVSVSGSLAYAQLLFHCIDNPQTQAWNSIIRGFAKSPSPIQAILYYNDMVFALVARPDTFTFSFVLKACERVTGERKCREVHGTIIRCGYESDVVVCTNLLRTYALNGSIDLAQRVFDSLSERDLVSWNSMISCYSQAGFHHEALKVYDRMKNETTGLDGFTLVGLLSSCAHVGALNFGVHLHGIALEEGFVENIYVGNALIDMYAKCGSLDDALHVFNSMQKRDVFTWNSIIAGCGVHGRGDGAVSIFRQMLMAGVQPNSITFTGLLCGCSHQGLVEEGVEYFHMMSSKFNLKPGVKHYGCIVDLFGRAGKLEKALEIIETSPTPDDPVLWRILLGSCKIHKNVKIGETAMRNLMQLGESTGGDCILLSTIYAGAKDTAGVSKMRKLIKSQGMKTTPGWSWIEVGDRIHKFVVDDKSHPGYNEIYHKLREVIHQATLFGYVPEESFINVAGLITEECLETSTSYHSEKLAIAFGLAKTSKGTPLRIVKNLRVCRDCHSFTKYISRAFNREIIVRDRVRFHHFKGGLCSCKDYW; the protein is encoded by the coding sequence ATGTCCAAAGCCGACACCATCCTTAAGCTGTTACAAGGCTGTAACTGTATCAGAAGGCTTCACAAAATCCATGCACTCGTCATCACTAACGGTCTCCAACACCACGGTGCCGTTTCCACCAAACTCCTCAACTTTTGTGCCGTCTCTGTCTCTGGCTCCTTGGCCTACGCTCAACTTCTTTTCCATTGCATTGATAACCCACAAACTCAGGCTTGGAACTCCATTATCAGAGGTTTCGCCAAGAGCCCTTCTCCTATCCAAGCCATTCTATACTACAATGACATGGTCTTCGCTTTGGTTGCTCGGCCCGACACTTTCACCTTCTCGTTTGTTCTCAAGGCCTGCGAGAGAGTTACGGGGGAGAGAAAGTGCAGAGAAGTCCATGGGACAATAATAAGATGTGGATATGAGAGTGACGTTGTTGTTTGTACTAATCTTCTTAGGACGTACGCGCTAAATGGGTCCATTGATCTAGCACAAAGGGTGTTTGATAGTTTGTCTGAAAGAGACCTGGTTTCTTGGAATTCAATGATTTCGTGCTATTCGCAGGCTGGGTTTCACCATGAGGCATTGAAGGTATACGATAGGATGAAGAATGAGACTACCGGCCTTGATGGATTTACACTTGTTGGGTTGCTGTCCTCTTGTGCTCACGTAGGTGCATTGAATTTTGGGGTTCATTTGCATGGCATTGCTCTTGAAGAGGGGTTTGtggaaaatatttatgttgGAAATGCACTAATCGATATGTATGCAAAATGTGGTAGCTTGGATGATGCTCTTCATGTCTTCAATAGCATGCAGAAGCGGGATGTTTTTACATGGAACTCAATTATTGCTGGGTGTGGAGTGCACGGTCGTGGGGATGGAGCAGTCTCTATCTTTAGGCAGATGTTGATGGCAGGAGTTCAACCAAATTCCATTACATTCACTGGTTTGTTGTGTGGATGTAGTCACCAAGGTTTGGTTGAGGAGGGTGTTGAATATTTCCACATGATGAGCTCCAAGTTCAATTTGAAGCCTGGAGTTAAGCATTATGGATGCATCGTAGATTTGTTTGGACGAGCTGGGAAGCTTGAGAAGGCACTTGAAATAATAGAGACTTCTCCAACACCAGATGATCCAGTCCTATGGCGAATTTTGCTTGGCTCTTGTAAGATTCACAAGAATGTGAAAATAGGAGAAACTGCCATGAGGAATCTGATGCAGCTTGGGGAATCAACTGGAGGGGACTGTATATTGCTTTCTACAATTTATGCTGGAGCCAAAGATACTGCTGGTGTATCaaagatgagaaaattgatTAAAAGCCAAGGAATGAAAACAACCCCAGGTTGGAGCTGGATTGAAGTTGGTGATCGTATTCATAAATTTGTCGTGGATGACAAGTCCCATCCTGGTTACAATGAAATTTATCACAAACTGAGAGAAGTAATCCACCAGGCTACCTTGTTTGGTTATGTGCCAGAGGAATCTTTTATCAATGTGGCTGGATTGATTACCGAAGAGTGCCTGGAAACTTCCACATCATATCATAGCGAGAAGCTGGCAATTGCTTTCGGGTTGGCAAAAACTTCAAAAGGAACACCTTTACGAATTGTAAAGAATTTAAGAGTTTGTAGAGATTGCCATTCGTTTACGAAATACATTTCGAGAGCATTTAATCGGGAAATAATTGTTAGGGACCGAGTTCGTTTCCATCACTTCAAAGGAGGACTTTGTTCTTGTAAAGATTACTGGTGA